In Salvelinus sp. IW2-2015 linkage group LG23, ASM291031v2, whole genome shotgun sequence, a genomic segment contains:
- the LOC111950910 gene encoding ER membrane protein complex subunit 6 — MASVVAKREGPQFISEVAVRGNAAVLDYCRTSVSALSGATAGILGLTGLYGFIFYFLASFLLSLLLIIKASRRWNKCFKSRRMLFTGGLVGGLFTYVLFWTFLYGMVHVY, encoded by the coding sequence ATGGCCTCAGTCGTAGCGAAACGAGAAGGACCACAGTTCATCAGTGAGGTTGCTGTGAGGGGCAACGCCGCAGTGCTGGACTACTGCCGGACGTCGGTGTCAGCTCTGTCGGGGGCGACAGCGGGCATCCTTGGGCTCACAGGACTGTACGGATTTATCTTTTATTTCCTCGCCtcgttcctcctctcccttcttctcatCATCAAGGCCAGTCGCAGGTGGAACAAGTGCTTCAAGTCTCGGAGGATGCTCTTTACAGGAGGGCTTGTTGGAGGTCTTTTTACCTACGTCCTGTTCTGGACTTTCCTCTACGGAATGGTGCATGTGTACTAA